From a region of the Oncorhynchus mykiss isolate Arlee chromosome 32, USDA_OmykA_1.1, whole genome shotgun sequence genome:
- the LOC110488225 gene encoding transcriptional repressor p66-beta isoform X1 yields MERMSEEALRLNLLKRGLETSEEREEALAKRLKMEGHEAMERLKMLALLKRKDLAALEGAAAVAAGSLDGSKGGPGGSRHHHQSMLAGAAAAYEEKMNGRLGGHGGPSKNGKENMVDEPVDFSARRGDVDRERHTPSPDVIILSDNEASSPRGTPHPGERLHQANLEIFKGKNGDERQQMIKALREELRLEEARLVLLKKLRQSQIQKENVVQKVPVVQNSPSSVQPSPIHSSQGMGKLPVRPGMHTPEPQNLRTAQGHTVIRSGANASLPPMMMSQRVIAPNPSHLQGQRMPSKSGMSRSSTGSMSNVSYQQASSQQVTASQRSGSSAIYMNLAHMQAAAGGVAGVGMGSGGMGAVSPSTMSSGTGGGGSSGVSSLADQASSQAAAKLALRKQLEKTLLEIPPPKPPAPLLHFLPSAANSEFIYMVGLEEVVQSVIDSQGKLRGALSRMEPFFCAQCRIDFTPHWKQEKGGRILCEQCMTSNQKKALKAEHTNRLKNAFVKALQQEQEIEQRLQQQAALSPSTAPTVPNVGKAETMIRHHALRQAPQPQASMQRGLSSSARGVLSNFAQASQLSVASGLLGMTGKQRCGGGGGGTSGGGGSSRIQHDGRRQIYNIPGGFLRTPYGLNIAYLNQGGVGANKGSSLADRQREYLLDMIPPRSISQSINGQK; encoded by the exons ATGGAGCGGATGTCTGAGGAGGCGCTGAGGCTGAACCTGCTCAAGCGGGGCTTGGAGACGTCCGAGGAGCGTGAAGAGGCCCTGGCCAAGCGCCTCAAGATGGAGGGCCACGAGGCTATGGAGCGCCTCAAGATGCTAGCCTTGCTCAAGCGCAAGGACCTGGCCGCGTTGGAAGGGGCGGCAGCGGTGGCTGCCGGATCCCTGGACGGCAGCAAAGGGGGGCCGGGGGGGAGCCGCCACCACCACCAAAGTATGCTGGCAGGCGCAGCGGCGGCCTATGAGGAGAAGATGAACGGGAGGCTGGGGGGCCACGGAGGCCCCAGCAAGAATGGCAAGGAGAACATGGTGGACGAACCAGTGGACTTCAGCGCCAGAAGAGG CGACGTGGACCGCGAGCGACACACTCCGTCCCCGGACGTGATCATCCTGTCGGACAACGAGGCTTCCAGTCCCAGAGGAACGCCCCACCCCGGAGAGAGGCTGCACCAGGCCAACCTGGAGATCTTCAAG GGGAAGAATGGCGACGAGCGACAGCAGATGATCAAGGCTCTGAGGGAAGAGCTGCGTCTGGAGGAGGCCCGTCTGGTGCTGCTCAAGAAGCTTCGGCAGAGCCAGATCCAGAAGGAGAACGTTGTGCAGAAG GTACCTGTGGTCCAGAATAGCCCCTCTTCGGTGCAGCCGTCCCCCATCCACAGTTCACAGGGGATGGGAAAGCTGCCGGTGCGCCCTGGCATGCACACCCCGGAGCCCCAGAACCTCCGCActgcacag GGTCACACAGTCATCAGGTCGGGGGCCAATGCCTCCCTGCCCCCGATGATGATGTCCCAGAGGGTCATCGCTCCCAACCCGTCCCATCTGCAGGGCCAGAGAATGCCCTCCAAGTCTGGCATGAGCCGCTCTAGCACGGGCAGCATGAGCAACGTCAGCTACCAGCAG GCCTCTAGCCAGCAGGTGACGGCGTCCCAGCGTTCGGGCTCCTCTGCAATCTACATGAACTTGGCCCACATGCAGGCGGCGGCTGGTGGCGTGGCCGGTGTGGGGATGGGCAGTGGCGGGATGGGCGCTGTTAGCCCTTCCACCATGTCGAGCGGCACAGGTGGCGGCGGCAGCTCCGGCGTGAGTTCCCTGGCGGACCAGGCCAGCAGCCAGGCGGCAGCCAAGCTGGCCTTGCGCAAACAGCTGGAGAAGACCCTGCTGGAGATCCCGCCGCCCAAGCCACCAGCCCCACTCCTGCACTTCCTGCCGTCGGCGGCCAACAGCGAGTTCATCTACATGGTGGGCCTGGAGGAGGTGGTGCAGAGCGTCATCGACAGCCAGG GTAAGCTGCGGGGGGCGCTGTCACGCATGGAGCCCTTCTTCTGCGCCCAGTGCAGGATCGACTTCACCCCACACTGGAAGCAGGAGAAAGGCGGGCGTATCCTCTGCGAGCAGTGCATGACGTCCAATCAGAAGAAGGCCCTGAAGGCGGAGCACACCAATAGGCTGAAGAACGCATTCGTCAAGGCCCTGCAGCAGGAGCAG GAGATTGAGCAAAGGCTCCAGCAGCAGGCGGCCCTCTCCCCCAGCACGGCTCCGACTGTTCCCAACGTCGGCAAGGCTGAGACCATGATCCGACATCACGCCCTGCGTCAG GCTCCCCAGCCTCAGGCCTCCATGCAGCGGGGTCTCTCCAGCTCGGCGAGGGGCGTCCTCTCCAACTTCGCCCAGGCCTCCCAGCTCTCCGTGGCCAGCGGCCTGCTGGGGATGACGGGGAAGCAGCgctgtggaggtggtggtggcggAACTAGTGGCGGCGGTGGCAGCAGTCGGATCCAGCATGATGGCCGCCGCCAGATCTACAACATCCCCGGTGGGTTTTTGAGAACCCCTTATG ggTTGAACATTGCCTACCTGAACCAAGGAGGGGTCGGGGCCAACAAAGGCTCCAGCTTAGCGGACCGCCAGAGGGAGTACCTGTTGGACATGATCCCGCCACGCTCCATATCACAGTCCATCAACGGACAGAAATGA
- the LOC110488225 gene encoding transcriptional repressor p66-beta isoform X2 — translation MERMSEEALRLNLLKRGLETSEEREEALAKRLKMEGHEAMERLKMLALLKRKDLAALEGAAAVAAGSLDGSKGGPGGSRHHHQSMLAGAAAAYEEKMNGRLGGHGGPSKNGKENMVDEPVDFSARRGDVDRERHTPSPDVIILSDNEASSPRGTPHPGERLHQANLEIFKGKNGDERQQMIKALREELRLEEARLVLLKKLRQSQIQKENVVQKVPVVQNSPSSVQPSPIHSSQGMGKLPVRPGMHTPEPQNLRTAQGHTVIRSGANASLPPMMMSQRVIAPNPSHLQGQRMPSKSGMSRSSTGSMSNVSYQQASSQQVTASQRSGSSAIYMNLAHMQAAAGGVAGVGMGSGGMGAVSPSTMSSGTGGGGSSGVSSLADQASSQAAAKLALRKQLEKTLLEIPPPKPPAPLLHFLPSAANSEFIYMVGLEEVVQSVIDSQGKLRGALSRMEPFFCAQCRIDFTPHWKQEKGGRILCEQCMTSNQKKALKAEHTNRLKNAFVKALQQEQEIEQRLQQQAALSPSTAPTVPNVGKAETMIRHHALRQAPQPQASMQRGLSSSARGVLSNFAQASQLSVASGLLGMTGKQRCGGGGGGTSGGGGSSRIQHDGRRQIYNIPGLNIAYLNQGGVGANKGSSLADRQREYLLDMIPPRSISQSINGQK, via the exons ATGGAGCGGATGTCTGAGGAGGCGCTGAGGCTGAACCTGCTCAAGCGGGGCTTGGAGACGTCCGAGGAGCGTGAAGAGGCCCTGGCCAAGCGCCTCAAGATGGAGGGCCACGAGGCTATGGAGCGCCTCAAGATGCTAGCCTTGCTCAAGCGCAAGGACCTGGCCGCGTTGGAAGGGGCGGCAGCGGTGGCTGCCGGATCCCTGGACGGCAGCAAAGGGGGGCCGGGGGGGAGCCGCCACCACCACCAAAGTATGCTGGCAGGCGCAGCGGCGGCCTATGAGGAGAAGATGAACGGGAGGCTGGGGGGCCACGGAGGCCCCAGCAAGAATGGCAAGGAGAACATGGTGGACGAACCAGTGGACTTCAGCGCCAGAAGAGG CGACGTGGACCGCGAGCGACACACTCCGTCCCCGGACGTGATCATCCTGTCGGACAACGAGGCTTCCAGTCCCAGAGGAACGCCCCACCCCGGAGAGAGGCTGCACCAGGCCAACCTGGAGATCTTCAAG GGGAAGAATGGCGACGAGCGACAGCAGATGATCAAGGCTCTGAGGGAAGAGCTGCGTCTGGAGGAGGCCCGTCTGGTGCTGCTCAAGAAGCTTCGGCAGAGCCAGATCCAGAAGGAGAACGTTGTGCAGAAG GTACCTGTGGTCCAGAATAGCCCCTCTTCGGTGCAGCCGTCCCCCATCCACAGTTCACAGGGGATGGGAAAGCTGCCGGTGCGCCCTGGCATGCACACCCCGGAGCCCCAGAACCTCCGCActgcacag GGTCACACAGTCATCAGGTCGGGGGCCAATGCCTCCCTGCCCCCGATGATGATGTCCCAGAGGGTCATCGCTCCCAACCCGTCCCATCTGCAGGGCCAGAGAATGCCCTCCAAGTCTGGCATGAGCCGCTCTAGCACGGGCAGCATGAGCAACGTCAGCTACCAGCAG GCCTCTAGCCAGCAGGTGACGGCGTCCCAGCGTTCGGGCTCCTCTGCAATCTACATGAACTTGGCCCACATGCAGGCGGCGGCTGGTGGCGTGGCCGGTGTGGGGATGGGCAGTGGCGGGATGGGCGCTGTTAGCCCTTCCACCATGTCGAGCGGCACAGGTGGCGGCGGCAGCTCCGGCGTGAGTTCCCTGGCGGACCAGGCCAGCAGCCAGGCGGCAGCCAAGCTGGCCTTGCGCAAACAGCTGGAGAAGACCCTGCTGGAGATCCCGCCGCCCAAGCCACCAGCCCCACTCCTGCACTTCCTGCCGTCGGCGGCCAACAGCGAGTTCATCTACATGGTGGGCCTGGAGGAGGTGGTGCAGAGCGTCATCGACAGCCAGG GTAAGCTGCGGGGGGCGCTGTCACGCATGGAGCCCTTCTTCTGCGCCCAGTGCAGGATCGACTTCACCCCACACTGGAAGCAGGAGAAAGGCGGGCGTATCCTCTGCGAGCAGTGCATGACGTCCAATCAGAAGAAGGCCCTGAAGGCGGAGCACACCAATAGGCTGAAGAACGCATTCGTCAAGGCCCTGCAGCAGGAGCAG GAGATTGAGCAAAGGCTCCAGCAGCAGGCGGCCCTCTCCCCCAGCACGGCTCCGACTGTTCCCAACGTCGGCAAGGCTGAGACCATGATCCGACATCACGCCCTGCGTCAG GCTCCCCAGCCTCAGGCCTCCATGCAGCGGGGTCTCTCCAGCTCGGCGAGGGGCGTCCTCTCCAACTTCGCCCAGGCCTCCCAGCTCTCCGTGGCCAGCGGCCTGCTGGGGATGACGGGGAAGCAGCgctgtggaggtggtggtggcggAACTAGTGGCGGCGGTGGCAGCAGTCGGATCCAGCATGATGGCCGCCGCCAGATCTACAACATCCCCG ggTTGAACATTGCCTACCTGAACCAAGGAGGGGTCGGGGCCAACAAAGGCTCCAGCTTAGCGGACCGCCAGAGGGAGTACCTGTTGGACATGATCCCGCCACGCTCCATATCACAGTCCATCAACGGACAGAAATGA
- the LOC110488226 gene encoding DNA-directed RNA polymerase III subunit RPC7-like isoform X1, translating into MAGRGRGRGRGQMTFNLEDVGIGRGDSLPPTTFKPSPLFPPMPVQPVPLQTGEEVEYMLALKQELRAATKTLPFYIRRAAPKRDVDRYSDKYQSGEPKDSTIEWSPDWSRLPKELCVKVREPRGKRPTPQVKRTKVPLVGKEEILTKLETLEKKEEAVNSEEEQDEEKKKTNEEEEQADEEDYEEDFEEDTDYIMSYFDNGEEFGGDSDDNMDEATY; encoded by the exons atggCTGGAAGAGGCAGGGGTCGTGGAAGGGGACAGATGACCTTCAACCTGGAGGATGTGGGCATAGGAAGGGGGGACAGCCTGCCCCCCACCACCTTTAAGCCCTCACCCCTCTTCCCT CCCATGCCAGTCCAGCCTGTGCCCctgcagacaggagaggaggtggagtacATGCTTGCTCTGAAACAGGAGCTGAGGGCCGCCACCAAGACCCTGCCTTTCTACATCAGACGGGCTGCTCCCAAAAGAG ATGTCGATCGCTACTCTGATAAGTACCAGAGCGGAGAGCCCAAGGACAGCACCATCGAGTGGAGCCCAG ACTGGAGCAGATTGCCTAAAGAGCTTTGTGTTAAAGTGAGAGAACCTCGGGGTAAAA GACCCACACCTCAAGTTAAACGGACAAAGGTGCCTCTTGTAGGAAAAGAGGAGATTCTCACCAAGCTAGAG ACTCTTGAAAAGAAAGAAGAGGCGGTGAACTCTGAGGAAGAGCAGGACGAGGAGAAAAAGAAGACGAACGAGGAAGAAGAACAGGCAGATGAAGAGGACTATGAGGAAGACTTTGAAGAG GATACCGACTACATCATGTCTTACTTTGACAATGGAGAGGAGTTTGGAGGGGACAGTGATGACAACATGGACGAAGCCACTTACTGA
- the LOC110488226 gene encoding DNA-directed RNA polymerase III subunit RPC7-like isoform X2, translating to MFSFSLQGNFLSEPMPVQPVPLQTGEEVEYMLALKQELRAATKTLPFYIRRAAPKRDVDRYSDKYQSGEPKDSTIEWSPDWSRLPKELCVKVREPRGKRPTPQVKRTKVPLVGKEEILTKLETLEKKEEAVNSEEEQDEEKKKTNEEEEQADEEDYEEDFEEDTDYIMSYFDNGEEFGGDSDDNMDEATY from the exons ATGTTTTCTTTTTCTCTTCAAGGCAATTTTCTCTCTGAG CCCATGCCAGTCCAGCCTGTGCCCctgcagacaggagaggaggtggagtacATGCTTGCTCTGAAACAGGAGCTGAGGGCCGCCACCAAGACCCTGCCTTTCTACATCAGACGGGCTGCTCCCAAAAGAG ATGTCGATCGCTACTCTGATAAGTACCAGAGCGGAGAGCCCAAGGACAGCACCATCGAGTGGAGCCCAG ACTGGAGCAGATTGCCTAAAGAGCTTTGTGTTAAAGTGAGAGAACCTCGGGGTAAAA GACCCACACCTCAAGTTAAACGGACAAAGGTGCCTCTTGTAGGAAAAGAGGAGATTCTCACCAAGCTAGAG ACTCTTGAAAAGAAAGAAGAGGCGGTGAACTCTGAGGAAGAGCAGGACGAGGAGAAAAAGAAGACGAACGAGGAAGAAGAACAGGCAGATGAAGAGGACTATGAGGAAGACTTTGAAGAG GATACCGACTACATCATGTCTTACTTTGACAATGGAGAGGAGTTTGGAGGGGACAGTGATGACAACATGGACGAAGCCACTTACTGA
- the LOC110488226 gene encoding DNA-directed RNA polymerase III subunit RPC7-like isoform X3, which translates to MPVQPVPLQTGEEVEYMLALKQELRAATKTLPFYIRRAAPKRDVDRYSDKYQSGEPKDSTIEWSPDWSRLPKELCVKVREPRGKRPTPQVKRTKVPLVGKEEILTKLETLEKKEEAVNSEEEQDEEKKKTNEEEEQADEEDYEEDFEEDTDYIMSYFDNGEEFGGDSDDNMDEATY; encoded by the exons ATGCCAGTCCAGCCTGTGCCCctgcagacaggagaggaggtggagtacATGCTTGCTCTGAAACAGGAGCTGAGGGCCGCCACCAAGACCCTGCCTTTCTACATCAGACGGGCTGCTCCCAAAAGAG ATGTCGATCGCTACTCTGATAAGTACCAGAGCGGAGAGCCCAAGGACAGCACCATCGAGTGGAGCCCAG ACTGGAGCAGATTGCCTAAAGAGCTTTGTGTTAAAGTGAGAGAACCTCGGGGTAAAA GACCCACACCTCAAGTTAAACGGACAAAGGTGCCTCTTGTAGGAAAAGAGGAGATTCTCACCAAGCTAGAG ACTCTTGAAAAGAAAGAAGAGGCGGTGAACTCTGAGGAAGAGCAGGACGAGGAGAAAAAGAAGACGAACGAGGAAGAAGAACAGGCAGATGAAGAGGACTATGAGGAAGACTTTGAAGAG GATACCGACTACATCATGTCTTACTTTGACAATGGAGAGGAGTTTGGAGGGGACAGTGATGACAACATGGACGAAGCCACTTACTGA